The Streptomyces sp. NBC_01298 genome contains the following window.
ACTGCTGCTGCTGGAACTGCTGGTGCGGGTACTGCTGCTGCTGGAACTGCTGGTTCGCGTAGCCCTGGTTCGCGTAGTGGTGCTGTCCCTCGCCGCGCGGCGTCGGGATGTGGGGGTTGCGCATGCGGCGCTCTTCCTCGGCCGCGGGCAGGTTCGCGTACGGGTCGAGGTGCTTGACGTACAGCGCCATGGTCTGGTCGTGCCGCACGTGCTGGGCGGGCGTGCCGGGCGCGGCCGGGATCTCGCCGTCCTCCTCGAAGGAGGGCAGTTCGGCGAGGTGCTCCAGCAGGATCTCGCCCTGGCCGTGGATGTTGCCGATGGCCACGAGCGAGGACTCCTGGCCGAGGTGGCCGAGGAGCTCGTGCATGAACTCCTCGCCGTCGCGGTCGCCGCCGAGGTCCACGGCGCGGTCGCGCCAGTCGGCGGGGATCGCGTCGATGGCGCTCTTCGCCGGGTGGCCGATGACGAACACCTTGTCGGGCTGGAGGTCGGGCACGATCTGGCCCATCTGGCCGTTGCGCTCGACGCGGTCGGGGCGGCAGTTGATGACCACGTTGAGCGGGCGGCTGATCGCGCCGAGGTCCAGGAGCTGGTTGATGTTCATCAGCGTGGATTCGGGGTCGTTGGCCGCGAACACGTTCGCGAACCGCAGCCGCTTGTCGCCGGGGCCGATGTACCGCTCGACGGAGAGCACGCCCGGGTCCGGCGGGGCGTCGTACATGCCCTGCAGCGCGGTCTCCCGGTCGATGCCGAGCAGCTCGGCCACGACGAGCGCGATGGCCACGTTCTCCTTGAAGGTGAACCAGCTGAAGCCGCGCAGCTCCTCGTCGCTGACGATCTCGGGGTCGGCGTAGATGAGC
Protein-coding sequences here:
- the pgsB gene encoding poly-gamma-glutamate synthase PgsB, which codes for MIFLFVVLVVCCVVMLIAGVVEQRRHFANLEEIPTRVLVNGIRGKSSITRLVAGALRGGGLVTVAKTTGTAARFIHPDATEEPVYRKFGIANVVEQIGIVRRAAAYKPDALVMECMAVMPPLQELNQEKLIQSTIGVLCNVREDHVAEMGPTLDDIGRSLSRSMPHDGICVTAEKDRFHVLQEEADARNCRLIYADPEIVSDEELRGFSWFTFKENVAIALVVAELLGIDRETALQGMYDAPPDPGVLSVERYIGPGDKRLRFANVFAANDPESTLMNINQLLDLGAISRPLNVVINCRPDRVERNGQMGQIVPDLQPDKVFVIGHPAKSAIDAIPADWRDRAVDLGGDRDGEEFMHELLGHLGQESSLVAIGNIHGQGEILLEHLAELPSFEEDGEIPAAPGTPAQHVRHDQTMALYVKHLDPYANLPAAEEERRMRNPHIPTPRGEGQHHYANQGYANQQFQQQQYPHQQFQQQQFPHQQQPQHQGYDPSYEQYQPAAQQQPRRPELTSAAWPQLQQPQPLPLQQPQQQPQLPPPPRRPQPENPQPPQWSNPGEPR